In Monodelphis domestica isolate mMonDom1 chromosome 1, mMonDom1.pri, whole genome shotgun sequence, the sequence TCATTTCTGGATATACCTCATCCTGAACTGAATACTCTTTTGtagcaaagaaaattatttaaataaaaatagcttGTTACACATTGCCCAATATTTCTCTCAAAATTAATAGCCTATTTAAATGCATTCAGAAATGTCCATATTTTCCACCAACTACAATTGCCAATAGTCTTAGAGAGCTGACTGTCTCAGAGCACACAAAGGCTTTGCTCATGATTACCTAGTTAGTAAATCTCAATGGTATGATTTGATCTGaggatttcctttttaaaaaatatagcactttatttactatttatgttCCATTTATGTTTACACGTGCAATCAGAATTTATTCATAATTTGTTAAGTTCTTTGAGGATAATGACTCCCCCCCTTTATATTGAAAATGTTTAGAATGCAAAGTTAATTTTTCctgaattaaatggaaaaattcaTACATTTATGttgtaaatattaaaatctagggaaaccgaggcaggtagaaattagtttctcagatcaactcctacctggctcgccaactgtaaagattaaaatttagggaaactgaggcaggtagaaattagtttctctctgcaaggagtattatatttttatgaggtttattaaagattaaggattaaagaaaatacaggataagaaaacatgtgcctaggccagagaggcctagacaagataatctcacatcatggaaaaGACGCCtttgctccaaaatggaagtccaaaaagagaccgagcctattcacaaccaggtttaaataccttctcgatctcggctcacatgagaattcagtgagattacagggcattctggggattgaagtcctggatttgtttctattttttacattgtaCTCATAATTTCATAATTTATTCACTTACATTTGCATTCATTAGCCCATTCATTTAAGGAATAATTATTGGTTATTTGTAGATCATTTTTAATGTGTAGGATTCTAGTACTCACTAGctattgaataaatgtttgtccTTGTTGTATTCACACAGAGATATGGGCTTTCAAAATCAGACCACTGTTTCTGAGTTCCTCCTCTTGGGTCTCACTCAGGATCCAGAACACGAGAAATTTCTTTTTGGACCATTCCTGGCTATGTACCTAGTCACTATGGCTGGGAACCTGCTGATTATCCTGGCTATTGTTTCTGATGTTTGCCTCCACACACCCATGTATTTCTTTTTGGCCAACCTGTCCTTCACTGATGTCTGCTTTGTATCTAATACAATCCCCAAGATGCTGGTGAATCTCTATACCCAGAAAAAGACCATCCCCTACACTGGATGCCTGATACAGCTGTATTTTTTAGTTTCATTGGTGGCTTTGGACAATCTCCTCCTGGCTGTGATGGCTTATGATCGTTTTGTGGCCATATGCCGTCCCCTTCACTATACCATGATCATGAGCCCCAGGCTATGCattctttttttagttgcatgctggGTCCTCTCCATTCTTTATGGACTGACCCACACAATCCTCATGGCCACTTTGACATTCTGTGGGCCCAGGGAAATCAGTCACATCTTCTGTGAGATGTATGTCCTACTACGATTGGCTTGCTCTGATACCCGGGTCAACCAAGCAGTGCTAATCATAACAGGTTCTCTCCTCTTCATCATTCCCTTTCTGCTCATGCTTATTTCCTATGTTCAAATTGTCAAGGCTATCCTGAGGATCCCATCAGCTTCTGGGAAGTACAAAGCCTTCTCTACCTGTGCCTCACATCTGGCTGTGGTCTCTTTGTTCTATGGTACCCTCTTTGGGGTGTACTTGCAACCTTTGAAAACCTATTCTATGAAAGACTCAGTGGCCACAGTTATGTATGCTGTGGTGACACCCATGTTGAACCCCTTTATCTATAGTCTAAGGAACAAGGACATGAAGGGTTCCTTGAAGAAGCTTCTCAGAGGGAAAACTGCatcttgatttctcttttccctgACTCCCCAAACTTATAAACTCCATGGTTTGATGCAATCTAATGcaaatcagcaagtatttatctTACATATTCTATGTGCACAACTCTGAACTAAATTAGAAGactgaaggaaggaaaatagaatatATTGTTTCTGCCCACAGAGTATTTATACATGGACATGCCAGATTCTAACaaaacctgtgtgtgtgtgtatgtgtgtgtatgtgtgttgaaagagagagagagagagagagagagagagagagagagagagagagagagagagagagagagaagagagaagagagagagaggaagagagagagagagagagagaggaagagagagagacagagagagagagagagagagagagagagagagagagaaagagagagagagaaagagagagagagtcagagagacagaaagagagacagagagagagattggtttttccttttcctgttggCCAATTATTTAGAAATTTAAGAATATTCTAGCCCTGGTTCAAGGATTCCATATTCTCCACAATATGTTCCAGATCTTTGTATCTAATGTGATAGGGAAAGGATGTTTTGCAAAAGACTGTGTAATGCAAATgttagagtgattgacaggagcatgtgactgagagtcacatgggagcctaagtgTGAGGATCTGGgcaaagattctaaggtcccaacagtcTTTGCACTTCTCTcctgctggacctggagttggaggtttgaaaacaggtttctggcttttgttgATACAAGCTGAAGTCAGGAATCCTTTGCACTGGCTGCTGGTAGCTTGAAAAGAAGACTGAGGATCcacctctccactgcacctgTTTTGAACAGCTTTCATCTGAAGAttctggcccatttgattggactccacttg encodes:
- the LOC103092122 gene encoding olfactory receptor 1D2-like, whose translation is MGFQNQTTVSEFLLLGLTQDPEHEKFLFGPFLAMYLVTMAGNLLIILAIVSDVCLHTPMYFFLANLSFTDVCFVSNTIPKMLVNLYTQKKTIPYTGCLIQLYFLVSLVALDNLLLAVMAYDRFVAICRPLHYTMIMSPRLCILFLVACWVLSILYGLTHTILMATLTFCGPREISHIFCEMYVLLRLACSDTRVNQAVLIITGSLLFIIPFLLMLISYVQIVKAILRIPSASGKYKAFSTCASHLAVVSLFYGTLFGVYLQPLKTYSMKDSVATVMYAVVTPMLNPFIYSLRNKDMKGSLKKLLRGKTAS